In a genomic window of Thermoproteus tenax Kra 1:
- a CDS encoding GTP--adenosylcobinamide-phosphateguanylyltransferase has protein sequence MPQRPLGVILAGGRGSRFGDPQKCLRPVCGVPMIMRVVASLQPYVSRLVVATTRGHAAVAWLARTWDMEVIYTEGGGYERDISALLKLAPVVIASCDLPFLEPHHVAELIENDVFTSAVKDGEYIGLTWAPNGDLSKWTNMDLDVEDVDDRRKWLQLSSSCQKPTYPIVVDPRTLLPHEDVEGLLEISWAVRPVVVDVWTCTVLDGHHRLASLAARGLPVPVVPMDYASLDVFTPDGLYFDKLAVISSASRGERLGRRVTRHFYGGKHVSSLNHVEMSLGELANIAPLRCEPL, from the coding sequence GTGCCCCAGAGGCCGTTGGGGGTTATACTCGCCGGCGGGAGGGGGTCTCGCTTCGGAGATCCTCAGAAGTGCCTCAGGCCGGTCTGTGGAGTCCCCATGATTATGAGAGTGGTCGCCTCGTTACAGCCCTATGTCTCACGGCTCGTGGTGGCTACGACGCGCGGCCACGCCGCAGTGGCGTGGCTCGCACGCACTTGGGACATGGAGGTGATCTACACTGAGGGCGGGGGATACGAGCGCGATATATCGGCGCTCCTCAAGTTGGCCCCCGTCGTGATAGCCTCGTGCGATCTGCCCTTCCTAGAGCCCCACCATGTGGCCGAATTGATCGAGAACGATGTTTTCACAAGCGCAGTCAAGGACGGAGAATACATAGGGCTTACCTGGGCTCCCAACGGCGATCTCAGTAAGTGGACCAATATGGATCTGGACGTCGAGGATGTGGACGACCGGCGTAAGTGGCTCCAGTTGAGCTCATCGTGCCAGAAGCCGACGTATCCCATAGTCGTAGATCCGCGCACTCTTCTGCCCCATGAGGACGTCGAGGGGTTGTTGGAGATATCGTGGGCCGTGCGCCCCGTGGTAGTCGACGTTTGGACTTGCACTGTGCTTGACGGACACCACAGACTGGCCTCCCTCGCCGCCAGAGGGCTACCTGTCCCAGTCGTGCCCATGGACTACGCAAGCCTAGATGTGTTCACGCCTGACGGCCTATATTTCGACAAACTTGCGGTGATCTCATCGGCTTCGCGCGGAGAGAGACTGGGCCGTAGAGTCACCAGACACTTCTACGGCGGAAAACACGTCTCAAGCCTAAACCATGTGGAAATGAGCCTGGGGGAACTCGCCAATATTGCGCCGCTTAGGTGCGAGCCTCTATAG